The genomic region GTGCCAGAGGCAGAAAAgcaaccccaaaacatcactgaaccTCCTCTATGTTTGACTGTAGGGAAGGTGTTTTCTTTGaaggattttttttttgtgaaCATAGAGATTGTGTGCTTTACTAAAATGCTCTAATTTGGTCTCATCTGTCCACAGCACATTCTCCCAGAAAGATTTTGGCATGTTCAGGTGTGTTTTGGCAAGTTGCAGTCGGGATttcttatgtctctctctctcagcagtggGGTCCTCCTGGGTCTCCTACCATATAACTCAATGAAAaggggtttttatttttttatttcacctttacttaaccaggtaagctagttgagaacaagttctgcgacctggccaagataaagcatagcagtgtgaacagacaacacagagttacacatggagtaaacaataaacaagtcaataacacagtagaaaaaaagagagtctatatacattgtgtgcaaaaggcatgaggaggtaggcaaataattacaattttgcagattaacactggagtgataaatgatcagatggtcatgtacaggtagagatattggtatgcaaaagagcagaaaagtaaataaataaaaacagtgtggggatgaggtaggtaaaattgggtgggctatttaccgataagactatgtacagctgcagcgatcggttagctgctcagatagcagatgtttgaagttggtgagggagataaaagtctccaacttcagtgatgtttgcaattcgttccagtcacaggcagcagagaactggaacgaaaggctaccaaatgaggtgttggctttagggatgatcagtgagatacacctgctggagcgcgtgctacgggtgggtgttgccatcgtgaccagtgaactgagataatgcggagctttacctagcatggacttgtagatgacctggaaccagtgggtctggcgacgaatatgtagcgagggccagccgactagagcatacaggtcgcagtggtgggtggtataaggtgctttagtgacaaaacggatggcactgtgataaactgcatccagtttgctgagtagagtattggaagctattttgtagatgacgtcgtcgaggatcggtaggatagtcagttttactagggtaagtttggcggcgtgagtgaaggaggctttgttgcggaatagaaagccgactagatttgattttcgattggagatgtttgatatgagtctggaaggagagtttacagtctagccagacacctacgtaccctatagatgtccacatattcaaggtcggaaccatccagggtggtgatactagtcaggcagcgaacggttgaaaagcatgcatttggttttactagcgtttaagagcagttggaggccacggaaggagtggtgtatggcattgaagctcgtttggaggttagattgcacagtgtccaaggacgggccggaagtatatagaatggtgtcgtctgcgtagaggtggatcagggaatcgcccgcagcaagagcaacatcattgatatatacagagaaaagagtcggcccgagaattgaaccctgtggcacccccatagactgccagaggaccggacagcatgccctccgatttgacacactgaactctgtctgcaaagtagttggtgaaccaggcaaggcagtcatcagaaaaaccgaggctactgagtctgccgataagaatatggtgattgacagagtctaaagccttggcaaggtcgatgaagacggctgcacagtactgtcttttatcgatggccgttatgatatcgtttagtaccttgagcgtggctgaggtgcatccatgaccggctcggaaaccagattgcacagcggagaaggtacggtgtgattcaagATGGTCAGTTGGCGTCAGATGGTGCGAGTTAACTCTCTTAACTTGGGTCTGAATGTCTTGAATCTGTGTGGCAGTTGATCGAGGTGCTTTCTCCACCAATCCTTCACTTCCTTCGAGTTTCCTCTTTCAACCATGTTCAGGGAGGTTGGTTACAGAGGCCTTAAACATATTGATAACTTTATGTGCGGTGGAAACAGGAACATCAAGGTTTCTGGAGATTTGAGATTGTCGAGAGCATTGggcaagtaactgaaaggttgctggatcgaatcccagagctaacaaggtaaaaatctatctttctgccccactgttccccggtaggctgttattgtaaataagattttgtccCTCagtgtcttgcctagttaaataaaattaaaaaacacTTTAAAGATATATTATTGTCTGACCTCTTCAGATAATTCTCTTTTCTTTTTTCCATGCTCATTGCGgtacacacagtgacacagaacAGGGAGAATGAGTCGTTTTCTCTATTGAAACTGTTTGAATTAGTGTGTTTTTATATAGCAAGCACCCCAGGTGAGTTTAATTCCAAAGTAAAGAAGAATCACCTGCTTGAAATTAAATTATTTGTAACTACTTCCAGACGGTGCCAATAATATTGTCCGGTGTCATATTAGGACTTCTTTGTGGAATAAGCTAAGATGTTCTAAATTATTCTTGTTTTGTTCAACTGCAAACCGAAGATATGATATGTGGAtaccaaaatatttttttcaatagTTTTCTGGAAGACATGGTGCATTATTTGAAAAaagtgcaagggtgccaatatttttggccacgactgtatatactCGTTGTTAGGGTGGGATTGGCGTGGGGATTCTGTGGGTGGCTCTTTACCATTTATTTTGGAATTAtcatgtcttactcattgttaGAATTTTTTGGAGGTCCAAATcggatgttattttaatgtattgaatattatatgaatcctaaTATTTAAAGTGGCCAATTTGGGTGCGATCAGTTTGCTTAATTTCTCAgggatcaaattatatttcaacaaaatgttACTGGAGAGacactatcggagtcggtgcagccagttggtttctccacgcatcgcgccgacagaaacaaacatctttctggtaagaagaggggcaagggcgtatgccttatggctaacgagacgtggtgtgatcacagaaacatacaggaactcaaatccttctgttcacctgatttattcctcacaatcaaatgtcgaccgcattatctaccaagagaattctcttcgattataatcacagccgtatatattcccccccaagcagacacatcgatggctctgaacgaactttatttaactctttgcaaactggaatccatacatcctgaggctgcattcattgtagctggggcttttaacaaggctaatctgaaaacaagactccctaaattgtatcagcatatcgattgcgcaatcAGGGCTGGCGAAACCTTgtatcattgttattctaacttccgcgacgcatataaggccctgccccgccctcctttcagaaaagctgaccacgactccattttgttgatccctgcctacaaacagaaactaaaacaagaagctcccacgctgagatctgtccaacgctggtccgaccaagctgattccacactccaagactgcttccatcacgtggactgggatatgtttcgtattgcgtcagacaacaacattgacgaatacgctgattcggtgtgcgagttcactagaacgtgcgttgaagatgtcattcccatagcaacgattaaaacattcccaaaccagaaaccgtggattgatggcagcattcgcgtgaaactgaaagtgcgaaccactgcttttaatcagggcaaggtgactggaaacatgaccgaatacaaacagtgcagctattccctccaaggcaatcaaacaagctaagcggcagtatagagacaaagtagaatctcaattcaacggctcagacacgaggtatgtggcagggtctacagtcaatcacggactacaaaaagaaaaccagcccagtcacggaccaggatgtcttgctcccaggcagactaaataacttttttgcccgctttgaggacaatacagtgccactgacaaggCCTGCAACGAAATCATGccaactctccttcactgcagccgaggtgagtaaaacatttaacctcttacatctatgggggcgctatttcatttttggatgaaaaacgttcccgttttaaacaagatattttgtcacaaaaagatgctcgactatgcatataattgatagcattcgaaagaaaacactctgacgtgtccagaaataccaagatattctctgtgcgtgccctagaacgtgagcttcaggcaaaaccaagatgagatggcatccaggaaatgacaaggatttttgaggctctgttttccattgtctccttatatggctgtgaatgcgagaggaatgagcctgccctttctgtcgtttccccaaggtgtctgcagcattgtgacgtatttgtaggcagatcattggaagattgaccataagagaccacatttaccaggtgtccgcccggtgtcctgcgccgaaattggtgcgcaaaagtcacctgccagtatttttccatgggatacagagaggaaagcaagctaccacgaactgcatatcaatgaagagatatgtgaaaaaacaccttgaggattgattccaaacaacgtttgccatgtttccgtcgatattatgtagttaatccggaaaaagttttacgttgtaggtgactgaattttcggttcgtttcggtagccagacgcaatgtagaaaacggaacgatttctcctacacacagacgctttcaggaaaaactgcgcatttggtatgtaactgagagtctcctcattgaaaacatcagaagctcttcaaaggtaaatgattttatttatttggttatctggtttttgtgaaaatgttgcgtgctaaatgctactcaaaatgctatgctagctttgcatactcttacacaaattagtcaatttctatggttcaaaagcatattttgaaaatctgagatgacagtgttgttaagaaaaggctaagcttgagagcagacgcattattttcattttatttgcgattttcagaaattgttaacgttgcgttatgctaatgagcctgaggctttagtcacaaacccggatccgggatggggagtttcaagaagttaaacgttttaaccctcgcaaggctgcaggcccagacggcatccccagccgcgccctcagatcatgcgcagaccagctggctggtgtgtttacggacatattcaatcaatccctatctcagtctgctgttcccacatgcttcaagagggccaccattgttcctgttcccaagaaagctaaggtaactgagctaaacgactaccgccccgtagcactcacttccgtcatcatgaagtgctttgagagactagtcaaggaccatatcacctccaccctacctgacaccctagacccactccaatttgcttaccgcccaaataggtccacagacgatgcaatctcaaccacactgccctaacccatctggacaagaggaatacctatgtgttcatcgactacagcttggcatttaacaccataataccctccaagctcgtcatcaagctcgagaccctgggtctcgaccccgccctgtgcaactgggtactggacttcctgacgggccgcccccaggtggtgagggtaggcaacaacatctccaccccgctgatcctcaacactggggccccacatgggtgcgttctgagccctctcctgtactccctgttcacccacgactgtgtggccacgcacgcctccaactcaatcatcaagtttgcagacgacacaacagtggtaggctttattaccaacaacgacgagacggcctacagggaggaggtgagggccctcggagtgtggtgtcaggaaaataacctcacactcaaggtcaacaaaactaaggagatgattgtggacttcaggaaacagcagagggaacacccccctatccacatcgatggaacagtagtggagagggtagtaagttttaagttcctcggcatacacatcacagacaaactgaattggtccacccacacagacagcatcgtgaagaaggcgcagcagcgcctcttcaacctcaggaggatgaagaaattTGGATTGTCACCAAAAGCATTAAAACTTTTcatatgcacaatcgagagcattctgtcgggctatatcaccacctggtacggcaactgctccgcccacaaccgtaaggctctccagagggtagtgaggtctgcacaacgcatcaccgggggcaaactacctgccctccaggacacctacaccacccgatttttacaggaaggccataaagttcatcaaggacaacaaccacctgagccactgcctgttcaccccgctatcatccagaaggcgaggtcagtacaggtgcatcaaagtttgggaccgagagactgaaaaacaacttctatctcaaggccatcagactgttaaacagcaaccactaacatcgagtggctgctgccaacactgactcaactccagccactttaataatgggaattgatgggaaattatttaaaatatatcactagccactttaaacaatgctacctaatataatgtttacatactctacattattcatctcatatgtatacgtatatactgtactctatatcatctactgcatctttatgtaatacatgtatcactagccactttaactatgccactttgtttacatactcatctcatatgtatatactgtactcgataccatctactgtatcttgcctatgctgctctgcaccatcactcattcatatatctttatgtacatattttttatccccttacacttgtgtgtataagacagtagttttggaattgttagttagattacttgttggttactactgcattgtcggaactagaagcacaagcatttcgctacactcacattaacatctgctaaccatgtgtatgtgacaaataaaatgtgatttgatttggaatgCTAGTCTTAACTACAGAAACATTTTtaagaacaatctgagatggcgGGTGTCTAAcctctttcttgtgctttttgaggtggaatgacccccccccccccccaacaacaagTCATGGCTTTGGGGTTTGCCCTTCATGAATAGTGTAAATTAGTGTAAAATAACACATTATGCATGCAGACTCCTGAACTCGTTTATCTTACAAACTTTGCGCTTGTAAACAAATCTTTGTATCATCACTCATTTCCCACATGAGCAATGACTCAGAGCTAAGGGAAGACTACACACATGAGTAATCGTCAATCTACCGTATTTGGTACATATTAGAAGTGTGTCATGCTGACCCGTatccccctcctgctctccctcagtGGTTCCTGGCCAACCTCTCCTACCAAGAGGCCCTGTCTGACACTCCGGTTGCCATAGTGAACATTCTGTCCTCCACTTCAGGTGAGTCCGTACACTAAATATGACTTTACTCAGCTAATTGTACATGTAGGATCTTACAAtaggaaaaaaaacaaaaaaaacatggatgtttaaaataaaataaaaatgtcattATTGTTCCTTTGTAAAAATCTTGTTGCAAAGAAATGTTACGTTGTTAGTAAACAGAATGGGTGTTACCTTGTACAGGTTGTTGGTATTCTCACTAGTATTTGTCTCGCCAGGTCTCTTCACCCTCATCTTGGCGGCCGTATTTCCCAGTAACAGCAGTGACCGCTTTACTCTGTCCAAGCTTTTAGCTGTGGCTCTGTGGTAAGCCATGACATCAGCTGAATAATTGTAGTTACTCTGGCTTCTTACTACTATCTGTAGTTACATTGTTTGTCTGGTCCCTTTCCCCATAGCATGGGAGGAGTGGCCCTGGTCAGTTTTTCCAGCATGGACAGCCCCGACGGGAAAGGTGCTACAGGTAACAATGGAGATAAGAAGTGCTCCAGATAAATGTCCTTcctcaaaacctgtttttgtttgtctTTTTTCCTTCCTCCGGTTACTTTTCTATCCCTCTTCATATTGTGTGTATTTGTCATGTCTTGTACTGTACTTGATTTGTGTCCTAGAAATGTGCTATATAAATACAATGTATTATTTAAGCATGAAATCATCTCTAGACGTACAAGCCATACCACGATGTCACGTTTGCTTTTATTGCAGAAAAAAAAATTTGGAGAGTAACCATGAGAAAGGGGATGTAAATTAGCATAACATGATGAAGTCGTGTCATGTTCAGGCTCCCTGTGGTCGGTGGCTGGGGCTGCGCTGTACGCGGTCTACATCGTCATGATCAAGAGGAAGGTGGACCGGGAGGACAAGCTGGACATCCCTATGTTCTTTGGTAAGTAGATCATAGTTAGGTCTTAAACATCTTACTAGAGTCAGGTGTGGCAGCTTGGTCTGTTGCTGATTTTCATATGCTCTTTTCATTGATATAACTCCATATAATGATCCTGAATTGTGTATAAAGTAATTATATTCAATTAAATGTTTGTAATATGTAATATATAACATTTTCACCTGCAAATAACACTAAATGTCAACACATCAGTATTAATAAAGTTGTCATCTTCTCTTATTTGTGTCTCTTAGGATTTGTGGGGTTGTTCAACCTGCTCCTCCTATGGCCAGGCTTCCTTGTGCTTCACTACACAGGCTTTGAGGCCTTTGAGCTGCCCAGCAAGCTAGTGTGGACCTACATCCTCATCAACGGCCTCATCGGCACTGTGCTCTCCGAGTTCCTCTGGCTCTGGTGCGTCTCGGTTGATGAATGAATGGATTGATTGGTTTGATTGAATGACCGCATATGTACTCCTTGTCCACTCTGCTATTCACACTGCAGAAACACACACTGTGCAGAAACATGTATCTTGAATCGGAAAATGATATATTTGTGCGTAACTTGGACTTGCACGTAAGTTATGCATTGAGGTGAATGGGAGATATGCACCAGAATGTAAGTTACCCACACATATCTCGGGTTAAGATTGGTCACTCTATCTATAGCAGTGGTCACcagtcaagatcactttcacaGTCAAAAAGCAGAGGGTCCGCTTCTCacagtccctgctctctccttcctttcctctggtgagactgaccagagagaggggacaccgtcttccacCTGATGGTGAAACTCAAGTCAGACCGCATCTGCGTCATGCACAgattcatgttgttcctatgaccaaagaaagtgaaatattcctcaatATTAAAATAGACATGACACGCtgataataatattttttttaaacgcaGGCCTATCGATACACTTGGCtcctcattcattgcagctgcagcaTGAGTGGAAGTATGGAGAAGCATGTTATGTAATGATGTTGAATAAAAAGTGTTGATGGGACTGAATAAAAACCTAGACATGAACGCACTcctaaaaacagcagctctttgctgtattcatgAACAGTCTTTCTCTGGTCATGGTTTTGAAAGTTATGAAATTTCAGTAGGCTGGTATCCAATTTTGGTCGTGGAAGCTGTAGGCACGGTGATTTGAGCAATCCGATTGGCCAGCGCAGTAGGAGATCAACCTGTTGGTGACCATGGGGCTATAGTGTGATATGCAGAGTTATGCCAagtgatacatttttatttattgcGTAAGAGGAGTATTTTTGCATTTGATTCAATTGCAACCTTGTTGTGTGTTCAATATAATGTTGTGTGTTCTCTCCATAGGGGCTgcttcctcacctcctccctcataGGCACTCTGGCCCTCAGCCTCACCATCCCACTGTCCATCATAGCAGACATATGCATGCAGAAGGTAAGAGGGGGCACTATTATTACTGCATGTCTGTTGCCATCACACCCTTGAGCATGGCTGCTCTACCAAAGGTGGTGTATCAGTTTATAGGTCAAATAAAGTGGAATTGGTTTGTGATGGATGCTTTGTCACATGGCACTTAGCGTAATTAATTTTATGACAGGGTGTCATCTAGCAAGGTTATGAGTGagcattgtctgtctgtctgtggggatcTAACTTTGAAGCCTTAGAAGCTATTCCCTTCGTAGACTGCATGGGATATAGCATCATTTGAAGTTTAAAAATagcatgtttttttgtgtgccaATAGTTAGAAAACTCCCATGCTTCTGATGTTGGATATCCAGTCTGTTGAGATGTCAAGTCAACAACTCTCATTTCATAAATACATGACATGCTAGCTAGTAACACTGAAGTTCAAGTACAATGCACTCATCTTATAAGAAGCCGCCCTTCTGAGATGGTGGTGATTGTTATACATGTAGCTTTATTGCAAGTATTGGAATGTTTTTGACCCACTGTTAGGCAGCTGGCACTTGCTGTACATCTATAGGTGTACTATATAAGCAGCTATCACATTCTTTATTGCTATATTTCGGTCCCCAGGTGAGTTTCTCCTGGCTGTTTTTCGCTGGAGCGGTTCCcgtcttcctctccttcttcatcGCCACTCTGTTATGCCACTACAACAACTGGGACCCCGTCATGGTGGGGCTACGAAGAGTGTTTGCCTTCATATGCCGCTCGAAACATCGGATTCAAAGGTACTGGGAAAAACACTTGCTACTCTTTGTATTGTTGCCTACTGTTTACTTGGCCAATGCTTTGTAAGGTTTGACTTTCACAGTaattgtgtacacacacacacacacacacacacttaaatttGCCCAAATTGAAATGTGCCCCGTTGAATCCAGGACAATGGATAGTGTTAGTTGCCGTTAGGCTTGCTGGGATTGTCTTTAAATTATTTTGCTTTTATGGCGCTAATTTGATGTATTGTGATTGCACTGAATTCTTATCTGAATGCTAGTTGTTCCCATTCAGGTAGTGATTATGATCATGGTCATGGCCTCTTCCCTCAGATTGCCAGAGGACAGTGAACAGTGTGAAAGCCTTATTCCCTTACACACTGTCTCCCATGACAATGAAAGCTTCTGCTCGTGATCCACCAGCCAGTCACAGGGTAAGGAGACACAAATTAAATTGTTCTATGTCCTGTTACAATCTGAGGTtacctacatagagccatgactacatggaactctattccacatgcaagaagtaaaatttgatttaaaaaacagattaaaaaaacaccttatggaacagtggggactgtgaagcaacacaaacataggcacagtaATAAATAATAAACCTGACTCCCTTCAACTCTGCTCGCAAACATGCattctttggacaataaaattgacaagttattgggaagattaaactaccaacgggacattaaaaactgtaacatcttgtTCATCAAGGAGTCGTGACTGAATGACagcaatatcaacatacagctgcctggttatacgatgtaccggcaggatagaacaacaCCGTCTGGTCTATGTATTTTTATAAACatcagctggtgcacgatatcgaaaggaagtcttgagctattgctcgcctgaggtagagtttctcatgataagctgcagaccacattacctacagagagagttctcatctatattatttgtagctgtttacataccaccgcagtcagaggctggcactaagatagcattgaatgagctgtgttccgccataagcaaacaagaaaatgctcacccagaggcggtgctcctagtagccggggacattaatgcagggaaacttaaatcagttttacctaacttctatcaacatgttaaat from Oncorhynchus masou masou isolate Uvic2021 chromosome 29, UVic_Omas_1.1, whole genome shotgun sequence harbors:
- the LOC135519887 gene encoding solute carrier family 35 member F5-like isoform X1, with protein sequence MVWVFIMNRMGSQGSTVAQQRRMALGVVILLLVDVIWVASSELTSYIFKRQEYNKPFFSTFTKTSMFVLYLLGFLLWRPWRQQCTGSLRGRHAAFFADAEAYFTPCINDTSLNDHTLSEPLYVPVKFQDLPTEQTNCANGDCDSTSKKQRVRFSNIMEVRQLPSTQALEAKLSRMSFPAAKDQESMLRTVGKLTVTDVAKISFFFCFVWFLANLSYQEALSDTPVAIVNILSSTSGLFTLILAAVFPSNSSDRFTLSKLLAVALCMGGVALVSFSSMDSPDGKGATGSLWSVAGAALYAVYIVMIKRKVDREDKLDIPMFFGFVGLFNLLLLWPGFLVLHYTGFEAFELPSKLVWTYILINGLIGTVLSEFLWLWGCFLTSSLIGTLALSLTIPLSIIADICMQKVSFSWLFFAGAVPVFLSFFIATLLCHYNNWDPVMVGLRRVFAFICRSKHRIQRLPEDSEQCESLIPLHTVSHDNESFCS